Genomic DNA from Podospora pseudoanserina strain CBS 124.78 chromosome 4, whole genome shotgun sequence:
CCCTTCCTGCTCTTTATACCACCCACCTTCCCACCCTGGCGGCCCAATGCCTGTATGTGGACTCTTCCTCGTAACGGCAGCATATACTCCCTCAAAGGGATTCGGCGGCTCCACGGGGAAGTCACTCCCCAGCACCGGCGGCCCAACATCCCACATGGACCTCATCCTGTACGCCTCCCTCGCGATCCTTTCCTTACCCAGCCGTTCCTCCGCATAGGCCATATCAGAAGTAGCGTGGGTAGGCTGGATGCTGGGTATGATTCCCAGCTCTCTCATCCGGGCTTGATCGTTTGGGTGAATGATTTGTGCGTGCTCGATGCGGAAACGGCAGCTGATCTGCTGGCACATCATGGGTGGGATGCCGTAAGGGCAGACctcgaggtcgtcgagggCCGTGGCTAAGGAGTCAATGGCGTGGCGGTTGGCCAGGTCACCGATGGCGTGGATGTTGACTTGATACTTGGCCTTTGCCcaggagagggcgagggagtggagggtgCTGGCATTGACGAGGAGAGAGCCAGAGGTAGAAGGACGGTCCGAGTAAGGGTCGATCATGGCGCTGCCCCAGGAACCGAGGGCACCATCTGTTTTCTGTCAGCAAtcctaaaaaaaaaaaaaaaacagagaCATACCAGCAAAAAGCTTCACactccccaccctcaaccaccccccttccaaatccaccttcctcgccacctcTGGACAGAAAGTATTTCTCTCCGGGCACTCAACCATGGCATACACCCTCACCGTCCACTCCTCTttgtccttcttcaccatctcctcatAGAGATCAATATCCCTCGGCAGCACACCCGCATCATGCATCCCCACCAGTCCAACTTTGTTCAACTCCCTCATCGCACTGCCCACAAacttctttttctgggcGGCGTTTGGTTTGGGCCACAAACCAGTAACAATATCCATAGCATTATCACAAAACACGCCCATCCCCGGCTCCCTCACAATCTGCCCCCCTGGAACCTCCCCAGGCAATTTGTCTATATCAATCAAATCCAGAACCGCCTGCGAAACCCAAGTACAGTGCACATCCACCCGATCCAGCATGAAGAACTtatccctcaactcctcatcatcactcagcCAGTCCTATCCCTTTCTCGTCagcgccccccccccctttttcttatGTGTAAAAATGTAACTCACAGCAGTAggcatcccctccctcaacaacccctgatcccaccccacccccctaacCCAATTCCCCCTtgatccaacccccccctccccctttcgTGACTCTAAATACTTTTTTATTCTCGctgtcacctcctccttcgacCTGGCCCCAAACAAATCCACCCCGTGCAAAAACTCGCCGTATTGTAACAAATGTCCGTGTCCGTCCCACAATCCGGGGAGTACATACCCCTTCCTCttgttctcttctcctttgctGGGAAAAACACGGGTTATGAGGCCAGTGGAGGGGTCAACACCGAGGCAGTTcccttgctcctcctctgtccTGTCAGAGGcaaaggaggtggtgatggggtggtcGTAGCAGTGGAttatctcctcctctttcgTAGCGGTTACCGAGGCGAGAAAGGTTGTGAGAGAAGAGGTGTATTTATCCCAAGTGTAAGCAACGTCAACAGGGAGCTGGTAGACCACCATCTCAGCCAACTGCACCGGTCCATGACGGTACAGCAGGGCGGACAACAGCCCCGTCAAAGCGAGGGTTGCCAGCCCCAgcaggaggcggaggggtgATAAGGCCATGAATCGCTTCTCTCTTGTCCCAGGTATCCTAAGTCAAGGTAGACGTCACAAGcggaaggggtggtttgaGAAATTATACAGGAaattttttttgtttttaccaaaaagaaaaaaaaaagtcaacGTCAGGTCGAAATCAAGCTGCACCTCCAGGAAGTCtcgtccccaccaccaaaccctcggCCCGCCTGCAGACACCGACTGATCGGCGCCGGGCCGATGCTCGCCGGGCTCTGCCTGCCGCCCTTTGCATTTGAAGACATTAATTATACCCCCAGATGAGCAGTGAACTCGATACATGAAGAGAGCATTTTAACACTGACTCATATTCCATAAAATGCATGCTAAACAGCTAGCTAGCCAAAGTTTACAGAtaaccccctcccgctctcTTCCCTGCCGGTCAACAAGTAACCCAGCCGTTTACAGCTTATTCATCCCCCCAAACTTAATGATTGAtccttcctcatccaccaacacccaTGCGTGTTTCTATACTTACAAttttccccctccatcacccccccccaccttcttccaccacacAACACAAACATCACCCGGTGAAGAGCTTTGAAAATGAATGatgcctcccctcccccccttaaCCTTAACCCAACCAATGTAGTATGGAAAAAgacacaagaaaaaaaaagaacaatcCACTTCAGCACGTTCATTATGCTtaacctctctctctctctctctctctctcacacacacacacacacacacacacacacacacagcccaAAGGATACCTTCCCTTACCCTACTACCCGCTAGCCCTTCCCTAAACAACATATTGACCACCTAAaaaacaacatcaaacaccctcagccctcccttctccagaACACCGCAAAACAAAATTACTCCTGTCCGAAACCcatcgtctcctccaccgcaatCGTCAACTTGTTCTGCAACATCGCCAAATCCTTGTACGGCGGAAGATCCAAACGGTTGAAGCTATTCCCCCAAAGTTAGTAACCAACTCCAAATATtccagaaacaaaaaacatACCAAGTATGCGCCTTTGGCAAATTCGTAATCTCCCCCGCCTTCTCAATAGTGAACCTTCTCGGCCCATCACTCCCCTGCAGATCCTTGAACCCGTTCACCGGAATCCTCGACGTGCCCGTCGTGAATTGCAGCAGCCTGCTCTTCTGCTCCCCGTCCCAGCTCCTTACCGTCTGCCAAAAGAACTGAATCACCTCGTCGCTCTCGGTGTATCCCCTGTAATCGGTGTGCTTCTTCCAGTCGTCCACGTCAATCTCGGCAATACCGCCAATCAGtagctccagctccctctcgTCAAAGACATTGATCAGATCATGAGGAATAAGCTCCTGGAACCCCTCCTTGAACGCCTGGAACTGCTCCGCAATTCTCTTTTCGATCCTCCACTTGACCATCAGGTCCACATactccttcttgttctcttcCGTCACGTCAATGTTGCGCCCGTTGGGCTTGAGGTCCTCGACAGCAATCACGCCGAAGCGCTCGTCTTCAGTAGAGAAAGTCATCTCCAGCCCGGCATCCGTAATGTCGTTGTCCAGAATCCACTGCAGCGACCGGTGGAAGTCAGCGTCGACACCCTCCATGTCAGCCAGCACCACTGCCTTGCCAAGCACCATCTTGTACAGCGCTCCGATGAAGAAGGCGTCGAGGAATCTGCGGTGGAAAATGGCAAGACCGACAACACGGCCAATAAACTTGAAATAGTTCAGGTGCTCGGGATTGATGCCCGAGTGCGGGTTGATCTGCAGCGTGTAATTGTCGTGCGCCGAGTACTCGAACAAGCAATAGAACGGGTTGAACATCTCGTGCgacaagaggaagaagaactCTCTCGACAGACCACCATAATCCAGACCATCTTCGCCGTCGAATTTGATCATCAGTCTCTTCTTCAGGTCCGTGGCTGACTGGCGACTAATCTCGGCGAACGAGTCCTCAAAGATGTGCGAGCGTCTAACCTTGATGTGGCATTGCCCGGAGAGGATTCGCATGGCGGGCTGAGACCGGAAGTAAATCAGCTTCCTCCTGAAATCACGCTTGTACTGTGGCACGTTCTGGTCGAGCGACGACGGCAACCTTGGGTCATCCCAGGTGgttgtcttggtgttgtggtcCACAAAGTAGACGCGAGCTGTGTTAGTCAGGCGCATCTCCCATCCGCTGGGCAAGGGGCCAAGCTGTGAcactggctgctgctggattCTTCCGTTGTCGTTATTGCCGCCATACATCCTTATGTACTGCTGGCGTCGCGGGTCGACCCACGTCGTTGTGCGTGTGTTGTGGTCGACAAAGTAAGCTCTGCCTTCGGGTGTCCACCTCTGCTCCCAGCCAGGTGGAAGCTCGCCGCTACCGGCCGTTGTAGCCCCGGTGTTCatcatggtggtggcattGGCTTGCGAGGCGGCTGCTTGCTGcgcctgctgttgttgaagtgTTGGCGAGTTGGCACCAGTTCGATCTTCGGGGAGCGTGCGGTTCTGGTGTCTCTGTCTTTCCACTTGGGTATTCGCCTCGGCCACCCGGTTCTCGGCAGCCCCCGTCGCCCCCGTCGGTCTGTTCCAGCTCGTCGTTCGCGTATTGTGATCAACATAGTAGGTTCTCCCCAGGTTGTCCTCGCGACGTTCCCAGCCTGCTGGCAGACGGCCTTGCGAGTCTTCAAACGGGCTCAGCGTGCTATTTGTTTGTCGGGCTTGGGCGACGGCACCGTTCGTGACAGGACCGTTCGAAGCAGGAGTGG
This window encodes:
- a CDS encoding hypothetical protein (EggNog:ENOG503NXIW; COG:G) — translated: MALSPLRLLLGLATLALTGLLSALLYRHGPVQLAEMVVYQLPVDVAYTWDKYTSSLTTFLASVTATKEEEIIHCYDHPITTSFASDRTEEEQGNCLGVDPSTGLITRVFPSKGEENKRKGYVLPGLWDGHGHLLQYGEFLHGVDLFGARSKEEVTARIKKYLESRKGEGGVGSRGNWVRGVGWDQGLLREGMPTADWLSDDEELRDKFFMLDRVDVHCTWVSQAVLDLIDIDKLPGEVPGGQIVREPGMGVFCDNAMDIVTGLWPKPNAAQKKKFVGSAMRELNKVGLVGMHDAGVLPRDIDLYEEMVKKDKEEWTVRVYAMVECPERNTFCPEVARKVDLEGGWLRVGSVKLFADGALGSWGSAMIDPYSDRPSTSGSLLVNASTLHSLALSWAKAKYQVNIHAIGDLANRHAIDSLATALDDLEVCPYGIPPMMCQQISCRFRIEHAQIIHPNDQARMRELGIIPSIQPTHATSDMAYAEERLGKERIAREAYRMRSMWDVGPPVLGSDFPVEPPNPFEGVYAAVTRKSPHTGIGPPGWEGGWYKEQEGLSVRQAFDGFTRGPAYAAFWEKKAGVIREGGFADWVVMDEDVLKVGEEEIRFLKVRETWVAGKKVYSRDGVDEPAVEKQTGAKEDL
- the RSP5 gene encoding NEDD4 E3 ubiquitin-protein ligase (EggNog:ENOG503NWRW; COG:O), encoding MSGSQAGPSAQGNNLRVTIIAADGLYKRDVFRFPDPFAVATINGEQTKTTQVSKRTLNPYWNESFDFKVNEDSILAVQVFDQKKFKKKDQGFLGVINIRVGDVIELSPESDDQMLTRDLKKSTDNLVVHGKLIINLSTNMTAPARAQQQQALLPSAPSSSRPSLLNPATPNLSNGEASSERPSSAMSRPNGGSSAAGQLAIPHRPSSLASNPSAATPASNGPVTNGAVAQARQTNSTLSPFEDSQGRLPAGWERREDNLGRTYYVDHNTRTTSWNRPTGATGAAENRVAEANTQVERQRHQNRTLPEDRTGANSPTLQQQQAQQAAASQANATTMMNTGATTAGSGELPPGWEQRWTPEGRAYFVDHNTRTTTWVDPRRQQYIRMYGGNNDNGRIQQQPVSQLGPLPSGWEMRLTNTARVYFVDHNTKTTTWDDPRLPSSLDQNVPQYKRDFRRKLIYFRSQPAMRILSGQCHIKVRRSHIFEDSFAEISRQSATDLKKRLMIKFDGEDGLDYGGLSREFFFLLSHEMFNPFYCLFEYSAHDNYTLQINPHSGINPEHLNYFKFIGRVVGLAIFHRRFLDAFFIGALYKMVLGKAVVLADMEGVDADFHRSLQWILDNDITDAGLEMTFSTEDERFGVIAVEDLKPNGRNIDVTEENKKEYVDLMVKWRIEKRIAEQFQAFKEGFQELIPHDLINVFDERELELLIGGIAEIDVDDWKKHTDYRGYTESDEVIQFFWQTVRSWDGEQKSRLLQFTTGTSRIPVNGFKDLQGSDGPRRFTIEKAGEITNLPKAHTCFNRLDLPPYKDLAMLQNKLTIAVEETMGFGQE